In a single window of the Bradyrhizobium sp. ORS 285 genome:
- a CDS encoding fumarate reductase/succinate dehydrogenase flavoprotein subunit gives MAMDEIVDGLSEVSCDVLVIGGGTAGPMAALKAKMKNPKANVVLLEKANVKRSGAISMGMDGLNNAVIPGYATPEQYTKEITIANDGIVDQKAVYKYAQSCYGIIEELDSFGIRFLKNENGDYAVKKVHHIGTYVLPMPNGETVKKALYRQLRRARILISNRYMATRLLKSSDGRIAGAVSVNTRTAEILVIKAKAVILCMGAAGRLGLPTSGYMFGTYENAANSGDGYAMAYHAGAALANLECFQINPLIKDYNGPACAYVAGPFGAYTANNEDRRFIECDYWSGQMMLEFYNELLSGKGPVFLQLKHLHDKTIEEIEHTLHKVERPTRGLFQEGRGVDYRKESIEMHISEIGFCSGHSASGVFVDDNARTTVPGLYAAGDMASVPHNYMLGAFTNGSFAGLDAMEFADNHDFGEIDSAEIAVERERVMAPTKREDGIPPNQIEYKTRRLVNDYLQPPKVTRKYELGMRRLAEVREDMQERMIARNAHELLRALEVQSIMDCADMAAHASLFREESRWGLYHWRTDFPEKDNENWFCHTLLSKQDGRMTSEKREVQPYVVPIADDEKDLYDKQRIRASA, from the coding sequence ATGGCAATGGATGAAATCGTCGACGGCCTCTCGGAGGTGTCCTGCGACGTGCTGGTGATCGGTGGCGGCACGGCCGGCCCGATGGCCGCCCTGAAGGCCAAGATGAAGAATCCGAAGGCCAACGTCGTTCTGCTCGAGAAGGCCAACGTCAAGCGTTCCGGCGCGATCTCGATGGGCATGGACGGCCTGAACAACGCCGTCATCCCCGGCTACGCGACGCCGGAGCAGTACACCAAGGAGATCACGATCGCCAATGACGGCATCGTCGACCAGAAGGCGGTCTATAAATACGCCCAGAGCTGCTACGGGATCATCGAGGAGCTCGACAGCTTCGGCATCCGCTTCCTCAAGAACGAGAACGGCGATTATGCCGTCAAGAAGGTGCACCACATCGGCACCTATGTTCTGCCGATGCCGAACGGCGAGACCGTCAAGAAGGCGCTGTACCGCCAGCTGCGCCGCGCGCGCATCCTGATCTCCAACCGCTACATGGCGACGCGGCTGCTGAAGTCGAGCGACGGCCGCATTGCGGGTGCCGTGAGCGTCAACACCCGCACCGCCGAGATCCTGGTGATCAAGGCCAAGGCGGTGATCCTGTGCATGGGCGCGGCCGGCCGGCTCGGCCTGCCGACGTCCGGCTACATGTTCGGCACCTACGAGAACGCCGCCAATTCCGGCGACGGCTATGCGATGGCCTATCACGCGGGCGCGGCGCTCGCCAATCTCGAATGCTTCCAGATCAATCCGCTGATCAAGGACTATAACGGCCCGGCCTGCGCCTATGTCGCCGGTCCGTTCGGCGCCTACACCGCCAACAACGAGGACCGCCGCTTCATCGAATGCGACTATTGGTCTGGCCAGATGATGCTCGAGTTCTACAACGAGCTGCTGTCGGGCAAGGGGCCGGTGTTCCTGCAGCTGAAGCATCTGCACGATAAGACCATCGAAGAAATCGAGCACACCCTGCACAAGGTCGAACGTCCGACGCGGGGGCTGTTCCAGGAAGGGCGCGGCGTCGACTACCGCAAGGAGTCGATCGAGATGCACATCTCCGAGATCGGCTTCTGCTCCGGCCACAGCGCGTCGGGCGTGTTCGTCGACGACAATGCCCGTACCACCGTTCCCGGGCTCTACGCAGCCGGCGATATGGCGAGCGTCCCGCACAATTACATGCTGGGTGCCTTCACCAACGGCTCGTTCGCCGGGCTCGACGCGATGGAGTTCGCCGACAATCACGATTTCGGCGAGATCGACTCCGCCGAGATCGCGGTGGAGCGCGAGCGCGTGATGGCGCCGACGAAGCGGGAGGACGGCATTCCGCCGAACCAGATCGAGTACAAGACGCGCAGGCTGGTCAACGACTATCTGCAGCCGCCGAAGGTGACGCGCAAATACGAGCTCGGCATGCGCCGGCTCGCCGAGGTCCGCGAGGACATGCAGGAGCGCATGATCGCGCGCAATGCGCATGAGCTGCTGCGCGCGCTCGAGGTGCAGTCGATCATGGATTGCGCCGACATGGCCGCCCACGCCTCGCTGTTCCGCGAGGAGAGCCGCTGGGGGCTCTATCACTGGCGCACGGATTTCCCGGAGAAGGACAACGAGAACTGGTTCTGCCACACGCTGTTGAGCAAGCAGGACGGCAGGATGACCAGCGAGAAGCGGGAGGTGCAGCCCTATGTCGTGCCGATCGCGGACGACGAGAAGGACCTCTACGACAAGCAGCGCATCCGCGCCAGCGCCTGA
- a CDS encoding ferredoxin family protein, protein MPLATYQTSVPVVVDDAKCIADKGCTVCVDVCPLDVLRISDMTGKAFMAYDECWYCMPCEADCPTGAVTVNIPYLLR, encoded by the coding sequence ATGCCTCTTGCAACCTATCAGACGTCGGTTCCGGTGGTGGTCGACGACGCCAAATGTATCGCCGACAAGGGCTGCACGGTGTGCGTCGATGTCTGCCCGCTCGACGTGCTCAGGATCAGCGACATGACCGGCAAGGCCTTCATGGCCTATGACGAGTGCTGGTACTGCATGCCCTGCGAGGCGGATTGCCCGACGGGCGCCGTCACCGTCAACATTCCCTATCTGCTGAGGTGA
- a CDS encoding HEAT repeat domain-containing protein yields MASPFESYDDLDDADERLGSADPAERRVAIIALGHSGDPAAVAHLAKMVADPAAGVRQQVAMALGEFDGPEAAEALVQLLVDPERIVASAAADSLAEFKDPASADAILPLVKHPHAFVRMGALRALKELRRKDTLKPALEALQDSDAAVRVQAIGVIGFLKLEESIPALTALIGDSDAHVRRAAVSALAFSHMKIAAETITRALKDADWMVREMAAETLGLNVNGAVAADPLIACLADEFWQVRLKAIRSLGRMKIAHAVRPIGRCITHEQANLRKEAAAALGEIAAPDGEPFLALVADDLDPDVRKNARWALHQIAASKARAGS; encoded by the coding sequence ATGGCGAGCCCGTTCGAATCCTATGACGACCTCGACGATGCCGACGAGCGCCTCGGCTCCGCCGATCCGGCGGAGCGGCGGGTCGCGATCATCGCGCTGGGGCATTCCGGTGATCCGGCTGCGGTCGCGCATCTGGCGAAGATGGTGGCCGATCCCGCTGCCGGCGTTCGGCAGCAGGTGGCGATGGCGCTCGGTGAGTTCGACGGGCCGGAGGCGGCGGAGGCGCTGGTCCAGTTGCTCGTCGATCCCGAGCGGATCGTGGCATCAGCCGCGGCCGACAGTCTCGCCGAGTTCAAGGATCCGGCATCGGCTGACGCCATCCTCCCGCTGGTCAAGCATCCGCACGCCTTCGTCCGCATGGGTGCGCTGCGTGCCCTGAAGGAGCTCAGGCGCAAGGACACGCTGAAGCCCGCGCTGGAGGCGCTGCAGGACTCCGATGCCGCGGTCCGCGTGCAGGCGATCGGCGTCATCGGCTTCCTCAAGCTGGAGGAGTCCATTCCGGCGCTGACGGCGCTGATCGGCGATTCCGACGCGCATGTCCGTCGCGCCGCGGTCAGCGCGCTGGCCTTCTCGCATATGAAGATCGCTGCGGAGACCATCACCCGTGCGCTCAAGGATGCCGACTGGATGGTGCGCGAGATGGCGGCGGAGACGCTCGGCCTCAATGTCAACGGTGCCGTCGCCGCCGACCCGTTGATTGCGTGCCTGGCGGATGAGTTCTGGCAGGTGCGGCTGAAGGCGATCCGCAGCCTCGGCCGGATGAAGATCGCCCACGCCGTGCGGCCGATCGGCCGCTGCATCACCCACGAGCAGGCCAATCTGCGCAAGGAGGCGGCCGCTGCGCTCGGCGAGATCGCCGCGCCCGATGGTGAGCCGTTCCTGGCGCTCGTCGCCGACGATCTCGATCCCGACGTGCGCAAGAACGCCAGATGGGCCCTGCATCAGATCGCAGCCAGCAAGGCGCGGGCAGGCTCCTGA
- a CDS encoding (2Fe-2S)-binding protein — MTKIHVNGRDYEVAAEADTPLLWVLRDTLGLTGTKYGCGIAQCGACTVMIDGQATRSCQVPLDSIGTSDIRTIDAIEQDGIGRKVVEAWVADQVPQCGYCQSGQVMAATALLKQNPRPSDADIADAMTNLCRCGTYNRIAAAIRRAAQA; from the coding sequence ATGACGAAAATTCACGTGAACGGCCGCGACTATGAGGTCGCGGCGGAGGCGGATACGCCATTGCTCTGGGTGCTCAGGGATACGCTTGGGCTGACCGGCACCAAATATGGCTGCGGCATCGCGCAATGCGGCGCGTGCACGGTCATGATCGACGGCCAGGCGACGCGGTCGTGCCAGGTGCCGCTCGACAGCATCGGCACGTCCGACATCCGCACTATCGATGCGATCGAGCAGGATGGCATCGGCCGCAAGGTCGTGGAGGCCTGGGTGGCGGACCAGGTGCCGCAATGCGGCTATTGCCAGTCCGGGCAGGTGATGGCGGCGACCGCGCTGCTCAAGCAGAATCCCAGGCCGTCCGACGCCGACATCGCCGACGCCATGACCAATCTCTGCCGCTGCGGCACGTATAACCGCATTGCTGCCGCGATCCGTCGCGCGGCCCAGGCCTGA